GTAATAGAAGATGAATGTAACTACGCGATCGCTTTTGGGATCGCGGCTTCTTATTGGCAAATAAATGTTGAAGCTACAACAATAGGTTATTTATACAGTTGGCTAAATAATACAATTAATTCAGGAGTAAAATTAATTCCTTTGGGACAAACAACTGGTCAAAAATTATTGTTTAAATTACGTCCCTTAATTGTGAAAATAACTGAAGAAATTTTTGCTTTATCAGATGAAGAATTGGCAAGTTGTAGTTGGGGATTAGCACTTGCGAGTATGGAACATGAAACTCAGTATAGCCGCTTATTCCGTAGTTGAAACTTTAGTTAATCGAAGCTGTAAAATGGTACTATAGCTTAAGCAAGAGCGACTATAACGCCAATGAATCGAAACAAATTATTACTTCCAGTGTTAGATATCTCAGTGTTAATTTTCTGGGGTATCTTGTTGCTAAAATTTTGGCTTACCTCAAATTTAGACTTGCTGATGCACCCCGAATATGGATGGTTAGCGATCGCTGCGGGTTTCCTTCTCTTAGCGATCGGTATTCTTAAGGGTATTCAACTTAACTGGAGGCTGCGTCAGCAACGTTGGGGTTATATTAATGAAATGCCAGTGGTTACTCATGTTAGTTTACTACCACCCGTGTTAACTTCCGCTCTCCTGTTATTAGTAGCAATAATTGGCTTATTGACAACACCTCAAGTAGTAAGCACATCAAAATTAGTCGATGAAGGTGTTAGCAAGTCTCTAGCTTTAAATGCTAATGTTTCTCCCTCTTTTCTCCCTGCGACTAACCCCGAAGATCGCACTCTCATCGATTGGATTGCTAGTCTTAATCGAAATCCCGAACCCGATTCATACATCGGCAAAAAAGTCAAGATAACGGGATTAATTGTTAACGAAACTCAACTACCAGAAGAATATTTATTATTATCGAGTTTAGTAATAAATTGTTGTACTCCCGATCTTTATCCAGTGGCTTTACCAGTAAAATTACCAGAAAATCATCGCCAAAGTTATGCAGCTAATACTTGGCTAGAAATAGAAGGTACAGTAATAAGCGATACTTTACAAGGCAGACGACAATTAACAATTGATGCGGCTAATATTCAAGAAATAACTCGTCCAGACAATCCTTATAATCGCTCGTGGTAAATTAATTTAATTGGCAAAATGAATTCAGAATTAAAAGCAAAACTAATTAATAGATTCAAAAAAATACCCTCTTTAGATCGGCTTGTTTTAAGTACCAGTGGCGTAGTAATATTTTTGATTTTACTTAATTTAATTACCGGAAATCGCGCCTCTCCTCGCGTGCGTAATTTTAGTTGGCAAAATCAACAAATAGGTGCAAAAGATAAATCATTCATCATCACTTTTAACCGTCCCGTAGAACATTCTAGCGTCGAAGCCAACCTGCAAATTAAGCCTTTGCTACCGGGGAAAATTAGCTGGATGGGTAATAAAATGGCATATACTCTTACTCAGCCTCCTCTCTACGAAAATACCTACGAAATCAAGTTAGAAGGGGCAAAAATAAGTAACGATCCAGAAAAAGAAATAGCCCCTTTCCAGACAAAATTTCAAACCCGCGATCGCGCTTTTGCTTACTTAGGTGTAGACGGAGAAGAACAAGGACGTTTAATTCTGTATAATTTAACACAGCAGAAAAAAACAGTTCTCACTCCTGGCGATCTAGTAGTAATTGATTTTGAAGGCTATCCTCATGGAGAAAAGATTTTATTTTCTGCCCTAAATAAAAACAGTGAAAGTCAAGATTTAGGCTCGCAAAAACTTTATACTGTCACCACAGGAATTAACTTTGCTAACCCAAAGAAAGCTCAACCTCCAGGTAAAATCAAAGAAATTTTAGACTCCGAAAATTATCACAATCTGGAATTCGATCTCGCAGCCGACGCGAAGAATATTGTAGTGCGACGAATTAATAAAGAAAATGCTGCTGATTTTGGTTTGTGGTTAATCCCAGAGTCAGGAAAACCTCAATCTTTAGAAATTCAGGGAGGAAAAATAAATATTGCCCCTGACGGAAAAACCGTAGCAGTAACCCAAACCGAAGGAATAGCGATCGCGCCATTAACTGCGACGGAAACTTCCGGGAAATTATTATCGGGTTACAATCAAATTATCGCTTACGACCAAACCAGCGAGCGGACAATTTTAGTTAAATATGAGCCAGATTATA
The Oscillatoria salina IIICB1 genome window above contains:
- a CDS encoding TIGR03943 family putative permease subunit, which encodes MNRNKLLLPVLDISVLIFWGILLLKFWLTSNLDLLMHPEYGWLAIAAGFLLLAIGILKGIQLNWRLRQQRWGYINEMPVVTHVSLLPPVLTSALLLLVAIIGLLTTPQVVSTSKLVDEGVSKSLALNANVSPSFLPATNPEDRTLIDWIASLNRNPEPDSYIGKKVKITGLIVNETQLPEEYLLLSSLVINCCTPDLYPVALPVKLPENHRQSYAANTWLEIEGTVISDTLQGRRQLTIDAANIQEITRPDNPYNRSW